The Tardiphaga alba genome includes a window with the following:
- the ilvC gene encoding ketol-acid reductoisomerase: MRVYYDRDADLNLIKGKKVVIVGYGSQGHAHALNLKDSGVKEVVIALRKGSASAKKAEAAGFKVMEVADAAKWADLVMMLTPDELQGDIYREHLHDNMKNGAALVFAHGLNVHFNLLDPREDLDVLMIAPKGPGHTVRSEYQRGGGVPCLIAIHKDVSGNAHDLGLSYASAVGGGRAGIIETSFKEECETDLFGEQVVLCGGTVELIRAGFETLVEAGYAPEMAYFECLHELKLIVDLIYEGGIANMNYSISNTAEYGEYVTGPRIVTSETKAEMKRVLTDIQSGKFARDWMLENKVNQASFKATRARAAAHPIEEVGGKLRDMMPWIKEKALVDKTKN, translated from the coding sequence ATGCGTGTTTATTACGATCGCGACGCCGACCTGAACCTGATCAAGGGCAAGAAGGTCGTCATCGTTGGCTACGGCAGCCAGGGCCATGCCCACGCGCTGAACCTGAAGGATTCCGGCGTCAAGGAAGTCGTGATCGCGCTCCGCAAGGGCTCGGCTTCGGCCAAGAAGGCGGAAGCTGCCGGCTTCAAGGTGATGGAAGTCGCCGACGCCGCCAAATGGGCCGACCTGGTCATGATGCTCACCCCGGACGAATTGCAGGGCGACATCTATCGCGAGCACCTGCATGACAACATGAAGAACGGCGCTGCGCTCGTCTTCGCCCACGGCCTCAACGTGCACTTCAACCTGCTCGATCCGCGCGAAGACCTCGACGTGCTTATGATCGCGCCGAAGGGCCCCGGCCACACCGTGCGTTCGGAATATCAGCGCGGCGGCGGCGTGCCCTGCCTGATCGCGATCCATAAGGACGTGTCGGGCAACGCCCATGACCTCGGCCTGAGCTACGCTTCGGCTGTCGGTGGTGGCCGCGCCGGCATCATCGAGACCTCGTTCAAGGAAGAGTGCGAAACCGATCTGTTCGGCGAGCAGGTCGTTCTGTGCGGCGGCACCGTCGAGCTGATCCGCGCCGGCTTCGAGACGCTGGTGGAAGCCGGCTACGCGCCGGAAATGGCTTACTTCGAGTGCCTGCACGAACTGAAGCTGATCGTCGACCTGATCTATGAAGGCGGCATTGCCAACATGAACTACTCGATCTCGAACACCGCGGAATACGGCGAATACGTCACCGGCCCGCGCATCGTCACCTCGGAGACCAAGGCCGAGATGAAGCGCGTCCTCACCGACATTCAGTCCGGCAAGTTCGCCCGCGACTGGATGCTGGAAAACAAGGTCAACCAGGCCTCGTTCAAGGCGACCCGCGCCCGCGCTGCCGCACATCCGATCGAGGAAGTGGGCGGCAAGCTCCGTGACATGATGCCGTGGATCAAGGAAAAGGCTCTGGTCGACAAGACCAAGAACTAA
- a CDS encoding SDR family oxidoreductase yields MRSVVVTGVSTGIGYATAKLLLARGFRIFGSVRKRVDAERLQAEFGAHFTPLLFDVTDEAAVRAAADQVRATLNEETLAGLVNNAGVVVPGALLDLDVSEFRTQMEINVMGPVIATKAFLPLLGADTMLNGAPGRIVMMSSVSGQFGNPLLSPYSASKFALEGLSESLRRELMLFGIDVITIAPGPVRTPIWDKAEALDIARFANSPYLPTLTKLRGMLAQMAERGLPPERIAALVHRALTDAKPRARVVASPEPIQTFIAGLLPRRWADRLVAGQLGLSPKPRP; encoded by the coding sequence ATGCGCTCCGTCGTCGTCACCGGCGTTTCCACCGGCATCGGTTACGCCACAGCAAAGCTGTTGCTCGCCCGCGGCTTCCGCATATTCGGCAGCGTCCGCAAGCGGGTTGATGCCGAGCGCTTACAAGCGGAGTTCGGCGCTCACTTCACGCCATTGCTGTTCGATGTCACGGACGAAGCTGCGGTGAGGGCGGCCGCTGATCAGGTCCGCGCGACGCTCAATGAAGAAACGCTCGCTGGCCTGGTCAACAATGCCGGCGTCGTCGTCCCCGGCGCCTTGCTCGATCTCGATGTCAGTGAATTCCGTACGCAGATGGAAATCAATGTGATGGGCCCGGTGATTGCTACCAAGGCCTTTCTGCCATTGCTCGGCGCCGACACCATGCTGAACGGCGCGCCCGGTCGCATCGTGATGATGAGCTCGGTCTCCGGCCAGTTCGGCAATCCCTTGCTGTCGCCCTATAGTGCCTCGAAATTCGCGCTGGAAGGGCTGAGCGAGAGCTTGCGCCGCGAGCTGATGCTGTTCGGCATCGACGTCATCACCATCGCGCCGGGCCCAGTCAGGACGCCGATCTGGGACAAGGCGGAGGCGCTCGACATCGCGCGCTTTGCGAACTCGCCGTATCTTCCAACGCTAACGAAGTTGCGTGGCATGCTGGCGCAGATGGCGGAGAGGGGGCTGCCGCCGGAGCGGATCGCGGCGCTGGTTCATCGCGCGCTGACCGATGCGAAGCCCCGCGCCCGCGTGGTGGCATCGCCGGAGCCGATCCAGACTTTTATCGCCGGATTGCTGCCGCGGCGCTGGGCCGACCGGCTCGTTGCCGGACAGCTCGGATTGTCCCCCAAACCGCGCCCATGA
- a CDS encoding FadR/GntR family transcriptional regulator, whose amino-acid sequence MITTLTSETSDTVRKTLEYVRHHRLAKGDRLPSERNLSDRFGVTRSSVREALAVLDSMRITERKAKSGIFLRTSPEDGGLDALVLQADLGMAFDAQLTRDAIEARIICEEQAFRLACQRRTEADLAKLAGLLDTYAVLAANDRNMADEDVEFHLAVAAASQNRILVRTITPLMLMSTRGRRRYFASAELRQRSLDDHRAFFAAIEARDEATVIKLVHHHVHTAAADIQALNEAAAEAQDAGIPDRTT is encoded by the coding sequence ATGATCACGACCCTGACTTCCGAAACCTCCGATACCGTTCGCAAGACGCTGGAATATGTCCGGCATCATCGCCTCGCCAAGGGTGACCGGCTGCCGTCCGAGCGCAATCTGTCGGACCGCTTCGGCGTCACCCGTAGCTCCGTGCGCGAGGCGCTGGCGGTGCTCGATTCCATGCGGATCACCGAGCGCAAGGCGAAGTCCGGCATCTTCCTGCGCACCTCGCCGGAAGACGGCGGGCTCGACGCGTTGGTGCTGCAGGCCGATCTTGGCATGGCCTTCGATGCACAGCTGACGCGCGATGCCATCGAGGCGCGCATCATCTGCGAGGAGCAGGCATTCCGGCTGGCTTGCCAGCGCCGCACCGAGGCCGATCTCGCCAAGCTCGCCGGATTGCTCGACACCTATGCGGTGCTCGCCGCCAATGACCGCAACATGGCCGACGAGGATGTCGAATTCCATCTCGCCGTGGCGGCTGCGAGCCAGAACCGTATTCTCGTGCGCACCATCACGCCCCTCATGCTGATGAGCACGCGCGGGCGCCGCCGCTATTTTGCATCAGCCGAGCTGCGCCAGCGCTCGCTGGATGACCACCGCGCGTTCTTCGCCGCCATCGAGGCCCGCGACGAGGCCACGGTGATCAAGCTCGTGCACCACCACGTGCATACGGCCGCTGCCGACATTCAAGCGCTGAACGAAGCCGCCGCCGAAGCGCAGGACGCAGGAATACCAGACAGGACTACCTGA
- a CDS encoding ABC transporter substrate-binding protein, translating to MRISTISIAVLAAAGMMAASPALAQKKYGPGASDTEIKIGNTVPYSGPASAYGILGKSYAAYFKLINEQGGINGRKINFISYDDGYSPPKTVEQTRKLVESDEVMAIVGNVGTAANAAIQKYLNAKKTPQLFLATGATRWNDPKQFPWTMGWLPSYHAEALAYAKYILKEKPNAKIGVFFQNDDFGKDYVKGLKEGLGDKASSMIVMETSYEVSEPTVDSHIVKLKASGADTLFSFAVGKFAAQSIKKVAELGWKPLHIIPNASSSLGSVIRPAGFENAQDVTSATFAKDPTDPQWKDDAGMKKFHAYVEKYIPEGKATESTVLTGYSIAQTMVAALQQCGDDLTHENLMKQAANLKGLELDGLLPGVTVNTSATDYSPIDQFQMMSFKGERWQRFGDIIKGEAPTVAGR from the coding sequence ATGCGTATCTCCACGATCTCCATTGCCGTGCTTGCGGCTGCCGGCATGATGGCCGCAAGTCCTGCGCTGGCGCAGAAGAAATACGGCCCTGGCGCCAGCGACACCGAAATCAAGATCGGCAACACCGTGCCCTATAGCGGCCCGGCCTCTGCCTATGGCATTCTCGGCAAGTCCTACGCGGCCTATTTCAAGCTGATCAACGAGCAGGGCGGCATCAATGGCCGCAAGATCAATTTCATCAGCTATGACGACGGCTACTCGCCGCCGAAGACGGTCGAACAGACCCGCAAGCTCGTCGAGAGCGACGAGGTGATGGCGATCGTCGGCAATGTCGGCACGGCGGCCAATGCGGCGATCCAGAAATATCTCAACGCCAAGAAGACGCCGCAGCTCTTCCTCGCAACCGGCGCCACGCGCTGGAACGATCCAAAACAGTTTCCGTGGACCATGGGCTGGCTGCCGAGCTACCACGCCGAGGCGCTCGCTTATGCGAAGTATATCCTGAAGGAAAAGCCGAACGCCAAGATCGGCGTGTTCTTCCAGAACGACGATTTCGGCAAGGACTATGTGAAGGGGCTGAAAGAAGGTCTTGGCGACAAGGCATCGTCGATGATCGTGATGGAGACCAGCTATGAAGTTTCCGAGCCGACCGTGGACTCCCACATCGTCAAGCTGAAGGCATCTGGTGCCGACACGCTGTTCTCCTTCGCCGTTGGCAAGTTCGCCGCGCAGTCGATCAAGAAAGTCGCCGAGCTCGGCTGGAAGCCGCTGCATATCATTCCGAATGCCTCATCGTCGCTCGGCAGCGTAATCCGTCCGGCCGGTTTCGAGAATGCGCAGGACGTGACGTCGGCGACCTTCGCCAAGGATCCCACCGATCCGCAGTGGAAGGACGATGCGGGCATGAAGAAATTCCATGCCTATGTCGAGAAGTACATTCCCGAGGGCAAGGCGACAGAGAGCACCGTGCTGACCGGCTACAGCATCGCCCAAACCATGGTGGCCGCGCTGCAGCAGTGCGGCGACGATCTCACCCACGAGAACCTGATGAAGCAGGCGGCCAATCTGAAGGGCCTGGAACTGGATGGCCTGCTGCCGGGCGTCACTGTGAACACCTCCGCGACCGACTACTCGCCCATCGACCAGTTCCAGATGATGAGCTTCAAGGGCGAGCGCTGGCAGCGGTTCGGCGACATCATCAAGGGCGAAGCACCGACGGTGGCTGGACGGTAA
- a CDS encoding sulfatase-like hydrolase/transferase, protein MAVYVLASVEYGPFANTLALLTWALLNFLFLAVFKRPGVSAILALLLVAALIVLSQFKYGITQLTLTFLDFLIIDRDTISFMQSIFPQLRTWLLIAAAVALPVLWVIWRADPFFLRRRTALGCAGACVLGIIGMSAANPEKPWEPFQGVNHISNLARSGVVAVSHLTATGWIEADAKSLVGSAQAAPMTACEPGVKRPNIVMVLDESSFDISAAPGIKVPAGYQDFFTSADGQQRKLITESSGGPTWYTEFNIFTGLSARSFGAMKFYVTRIAAGKISRGLPQALQRCGYRTFSLYPTFGNFLSARSFQQGAGIDGFIDMADMGVTEDMQPDKFYFDQAKDLIARESKPDQPIFVLVYLTANHFPWTTTYRDDLTPSGWQAPGNTAEVDEYIRRQAMTASDYNAFVSQLKKDHPNEPFLLVRFGDHQPAIAQKLLEPDIKQAKRADRIMNHDPRYYTTYYAIDALNYRPELSSALPTLDAAYLPLMIQEAARVPLDPSFVEQKKIMQRCKGVFYGCKGGDEASRFNRILIDAGMIKNL, encoded by the coding sequence ATGGCGGTCTATGTCCTGGCCTCGGTGGAATATGGTCCCTTCGCCAATACGCTGGCGCTGCTGACCTGGGCACTGCTGAATTTCCTGTTCCTCGCCGTTTTCAAGCGCCCCGGCGTCAGCGCCATACTGGCGCTGCTGCTGGTCGCGGCGCTGATCGTGCTGTCGCAGTTCAAATACGGCATCACCCAGCTGACGCTGACCTTCCTCGATTTCCTGATCATCGACCGCGACACCATCTCCTTCATGCAGTCGATCTTCCCGCAATTGCGGACATGGCTGCTGATCGCGGCGGCGGTGGCCCTGCCGGTGCTGTGGGTGATCTGGCGCGCCGATCCGTTTTTCCTGCGCCGTCGCACTGCGCTTGGCTGTGCCGGCGCCTGCGTGCTCGGGATCATCGGCATGTCGGCCGCCAATCCCGAGAAGCCGTGGGAGCCGTTCCAGGGCGTCAACCACATTTCCAATCTCGCGCGCTCCGGCGTCGTCGCCGTCTCGCATCTGACGGCCACGGGCTGGATCGAGGCGGACGCCAAGAGCCTCGTCGGCTCCGCGCAAGCGGCGCCGATGACCGCATGCGAGCCGGGCGTGAAGCGGCCGAATATCGTGATGGTGCTGGACGAGTCCTCGTTCGACATCTCCGCGGCGCCGGGCATCAAGGTGCCCGCCGGCTATCAGGACTTCTTCACGTCGGCTGACGGCCAGCAGCGTAAGCTGATCACGGAGTCCTCGGGCGGGCCGACCTGGTACACCGAATTCAACATCTTCACCGGCCTGTCCGCGCGCTCCTTCGGCGCGATGAAATTCTACGTCACCCGCATCGCTGCCGGAAAGATTTCGCGCGGCCTGCCGCAGGCGCTGCAGCGCTGCGGTTACCGGACCTTCTCGCTGTATCCGACTTTCGGCAATTTCCTCAGCGCCCGCAGTTTCCAGCAGGGCGCCGGGATCGACGGCTTCATCGACATGGCTGACATGGGCGTCACCGAGGACATGCAGCCCGACAAGTTCTATTTCGATCAGGCGAAGGATCTGATTGCGCGCGAGAGCAAGCCCGATCAGCCGATCTTCGTGCTGGTCTATCTCACCGCCAATCATTTCCCGTGGACCACGACCTATCGCGATGATCTCACGCCATCAGGCTGGCAGGCGCCGGGTAATACGGCGGAGGTCGACGAATATATCCGCCGCCAGGCGATGACGGCGTCGGACTATAATGCCTTCGTCTCCCAGCTGAAGAAGGATCATCCGAACGAGCCGTTCCTGCTGGTGCGCTTCGGCGATCACCAGCCGGCGATTGCGCAGAAACTGCTGGAGCCAGATATCAAGCAGGCCAAGCGCGCCGACCGCATCATGAATCACGATCCGCGCTACTACACGACCTATTACGCGATCGATGCGCTGAACTACCGGCCGGAGCTGTCATCGGCGCTGCCGACCCTCGATGCCGCCTATTTGCCGCTGATGATCCAGGAAGCCGCCCGCGTGCCGCTCGATCCGTCCTTCGTCGAGCAGAAGAAGATCATGCAGCGCTGCAAGGGCGTATTCTACGGCTGCAAGGGCGGGGACGAAGCAAGCCGGTTCAACCGGATTTTGATCGACGCGGGGATGATCAAGAATTTGTAG
- a CDS encoding ABC transporter permease/substrate-binding protein: MNLLDDPRWSAALGHLPDYLGSHVRVSLAALALGLIISLPLAVFARHRPVWRGALLGVASVVQTVPGLALLALFYPLLLALAALSLNWFGVSFSAFGFLPAVLALALYSMLPVLRNTITGLNGVDPALLEAAEGVGMTPRQTLTMVELPLALPVIMAGIRTAAVWVIGTATLSTPIGQTSLGNYIFAGLQTQNWVLVIFGCVAAAVLALAVDQLLALIESGMRLRSRLRMMAGVIGIAALVIATLAPSFARSGTRIVVGAKTFTEQYVLAALMSQRLQAAGLATSTRQGLGSSVIYDALASNDIDVYIDYSGTLWANQFHRSEILPREQLLAELKTTLAKADITLLGELGFANAYALVMPRAKADALGIKTATDLAARAGSMTIAGDYEFFSRPEWAGLQKSYGLSFKAQRVMQPDFMYAAVASGEVDVIAGYTSDGLIAKYDLVVLDDPRHAIPPYDAIMLLSPKRAGDERLRGALQVLLGKIDLPLMREANLRAAGNDATSSPESVARWMWERIGK; the protein is encoded by the coding sequence ATGAACCTCCTCGACGATCCCCGCTGGAGCGCGGCGCTCGGCCACCTGCCCGATTATCTCGGCAGCCATGTGCGTGTCAGCCTCGCGGCATTGGCGCTCGGCCTCATCATCAGCCTGCCACTGGCGGTTTTCGCGCGACATCGGCCGGTGTGGCGCGGCGCATTGCTTGGCGTGGCCAGCGTCGTGCAGACCGTACCGGGCCTCGCGCTGCTGGCGCTATTCTATCCGCTGCTGCTGGCGCTGGCGGCGCTGTCGCTGAACTGGTTCGGCGTCAGCTTCTCGGCTTTCGGCTTCCTGCCCGCGGTGCTGGCGCTGGCGCTGTATTCGATGCTGCCAGTGCTGCGCAACACCATTACGGGCCTCAACGGCGTCGATCCCGCGCTCCTCGAGGCCGCCGAAGGCGTCGGCATGACGCCGCGGCAGACGCTGACCATGGTAGAACTGCCGCTGGCGCTGCCGGTGATCATGGCGGGCATCCGCACCGCGGCGGTGTGGGTGATCGGCACCGCGACGCTGTCGACCCCGATCGGACAGACCTCGCTCGGCAATTACATCTTTGCGGGATTGCAGACGCAAAACTGGGTGCTGGTGATTTTCGGCTGCGTGGCAGCGGCCGTGCTGGCGCTGGCGGTGGATCAGCTGCTAGCACTGATCGAAAGCGGCATGCGCCTGCGCAGCCGCCTGCGCATGATGGCCGGCGTGATTGGCATCGCCGCGCTGGTGATCGCGACACTGGCACCGAGTTTTGCACGCTCCGGCACCCGTATCGTGGTGGGCGCCAAGACCTTTACCGAGCAATATGTGCTGGCCGCCCTGATGTCGCAGCGCCTGCAGGCGGCGGGGCTGGCAACGTCAACGCGGCAGGGCCTCGGCTCCAGCGTCATCTATGATGCCCTCGCCTCGAACGATATCGATGTCTACATCGATTATTCCGGCACGCTGTGGGCCAACCAGTTTCACCGCAGCGAAATTCTGCCGCGCGAGCAATTGCTGGCGGAGCTGAAGACGACGCTGGCGAAGGCCGACATCACGCTGCTGGGCGAACTCGGCTTCGCCAATGCCTATGCGCTGGTGATGCCGCGCGCCAAGGCGGACGCGCTGGGGATCAAGACCGCCACTGATCTCGCCGCGCGCGCCGGCAGCATGACGATTGCGGGCGACTATGAATTCTTCTCGCGGCCGGAATGGGCAGGCTTGCAGAAGAGCTACGGCCTGTCGTTCAAGGCGCAGCGCGTGATGCAGCCGGACTTCATGTATGCGGCGGTGGCGTCCGGCGAGGTCGACGTGATCGCCGGCTATACGAGCGACGGGCTGATCGCGAAATATGATCTGGTGGTGCTGGATGATCCCAGGCACGCGATCCCGCCTTATGATGCGATCATGCTGCTGTCACCGAAGCGCGCGGGTGATGAGAGGCTGCGCGGCGCGCTGCAGGTGCTGCTAGGCAAGATCGATCTGCCGCTGATGCGCGAGGCAAATCTGCGAGCCGCGGGGAACGATGCGACGAGTTCGCCGGAGAGTGTGGCGCGGTGGATGTGGGAGAGGATTGGGAAATGA
- a CDS encoding ATP-binding cassette domain-containing protein, whose protein sequence is MTSPLISFRHATKRFDNDRVTAVDDVSLDVAAGEFLAVVGGSGSGKTTLLRLANRLIVPDGGEVHVAAKNISNVDPIALRRSIGYVVQSGGLFPHMTIADNIGITPRLMGIPAGEIAARVDELLDLVQLDRTAHRDRYPHELSGGQRQRVGVARALAAKPEIVLMDEPFGALDPLTRDALGDEYQALHRTLKLTTIMITHDMTEAILLADRIAVMKSGRLIAAGTPAELSASKDAYVNELLGTPRRQAERLKHLIAGDGA, encoded by the coding sequence ATGACGTCACCGCTCATCAGCTTCAGGCACGCCACCAAACGCTTCGACAATGACCGTGTCACCGCCGTCGATGACGTCTCTCTCGACGTCGCCGCAGGCGAATTCCTGGCGGTGGTCGGCGGCTCCGGTTCGGGCAAGACCACGCTGCTGCGCCTCGCTAACCGGCTGATCGTGCCGGATGGCGGTGAGGTCCATGTGGCGGCCAAGAATATCTCCAATGTCGATCCGATCGCGCTGCGCCGGAGCATCGGCTATGTCGTGCAGAGCGGCGGCCTGTTCCCGCATATGACCATCGCCGACAATATCGGCATCACGCCGCGGCTGATGGGCATACCGGCCGGCGAGATCGCGGCGCGTGTCGATGAGCTGCTCGATCTCGTCCAGCTCGACCGCACCGCGCATCGCGACCGCTATCCGCACGAACTCTCCGGCGGCCAGCGCCAGCGCGTCGGCGTGGCGCGTGCTTTGGCAGCGAAACCCGAGATCGTGCTGATGGACGAACCATTCGGCGCGCTCGATCCGCTGACGCGCGACGCGCTCGGCGACGAGTACCAGGCGCTGCATCGGACGCTCAAACTCACCACGATCATGATCACCCATGACATGACCGAGGCGATACTGCTTGCGGATCGGATCGCGGTGATGAAATCGGGGCGCCTGATTGCCGCCGGCACGCCGGCCGAACTGTCCGCGAGCAAGGACGCCTATGTCAACGAACTGCTCGGCACCCCGCGCCGACAGGCCGAGCGGCTGAAGCACCTGATCGCGGGGGATGGCGCATGA
- a CDS encoding ABC transporter ATP-binding protein → MEAAASMAVALDDATVAFDVAGGKVYTAVEQATLRVADGEFVAIVGPTGCGKSTLLNVAAGLLQPVSGHVRIFDQPLRGLNTQAGYLFQADAVFPWKTARDNVAIGLEVAGVAREEAVERAQTWLNAVGLGAFAARYPHMLSGGQRKRVALAQVLIRNPKILLMDEPFGPLDAQTRQVMGNLLLDLWTRDRKAVLFVTHDLEEAIALADRVVIMSAGPSARIIGDWRVSLPRPRDIFEVRLDKDFHALHREIWSVLKAEVMTTYAQASGTGGAA, encoded by the coding sequence ATGGAAGCCGCGGCATCGATGGCGGTGGCGCTCGATGACGCGACGGTGGCATTCGATGTCGCCGGCGGCAAAGTCTATACGGCGGTGGAGCAGGCGACGCTGCGTGTCGCGGATGGCGAATTCGTCGCCATTGTCGGCCCCACCGGCTGCGGAAAATCCACGCTGCTCAATGTGGCCGCCGGTCTGCTGCAGCCGGTCTCCGGCCATGTCCGTATCTTCGATCAGCCGCTCCGCGGTCTCAACACACAGGCCGGCTATCTCTTCCAGGCCGACGCAGTGTTCCCGTGGAAGACCGCGCGCGACAATGTCGCCATCGGGCTCGAGGTGGCCGGCGTCGCGCGGGAGGAGGCGGTCGAGCGCGCGCAAACCTGGCTCAATGCCGTCGGCCTCGGCGCCTTCGCAGCCCGCTATCCGCATATGCTGTCCGGCGGTCAGCGCAAGCGCGTGGCGCTGGCGCAGGTGCTGATCCGCAATCCGAAAATTCTGCTGATGGACGAGCCGTTCGGGCCATTGGATGCGCAGACCCGGCAGGTGATGGGCAATCTGCTGCTCGATCTGTGGACGCGGGATCGCAAGGCGGTGCTGTTCGTCACCCACGATCTCGAAGAGGCCATCGCGCTTGCCGATCGTGTCGTGATCATGTCGGCCGGCCCGAGCGCGCGCATCATCGGCGACTGGCGCGTGTCGCTGCCCCGGCCGCGCGATATTTTCGAGGTCCGTCTCGACAAGGATTTTCACGCTTTGCATCGCGAGATCTGGAGCGTGCTGAAGGCCGAGGTGATGACGACCTATGCGCAGGCGTCCGGCACGGGAGGTGCCGCATGA